From Sebaldella sp. S0638:
GATTTTCGGGAAAAGCGCTGCACCCATTAAAACAAACGCACCCATAGCTATACACCATTTGTTAACTACTTTAGTCATAGATACTATTCCTGCATTCTGCCCAAATGCCGTATTCGGCAGAGCATTAAACAATGTAGCAGTAGTAGACCCAAGAGCATCAGCGAGTATTCCCCCTGAAGTTTCTTCTCCTGTAGCTTCCCTGTTAAATCCTGCTATTGTGATACCAGAAGTATTACCTATTGTCTCAAGTCCTGAAACTATATATATAGCTGCAAAACTTAAAATAGCTTCCAAATGGAATTCGAATTTCCATGGCATTACTAATGGTACTGGAAGCGCAAGCCATCCTGCATCAGTAATATGGCTGAAATTTACTTTACCAAGCGGCATTGCCACCAGATAACCCACTACCAACCCTATTAATATCGCAGATATTTTCCACATTCCTTTTCCAAATCTCTGTAATGACATTATTACTGCGAATACTAAGAATCCTAAGAAAAGATTCTTTGGCGACCCGTAATCCTTTGATCCTACTCCCCCTGCGAAGTAATCTACTCCTACTTTTAACAGATGAATACCTATAGTTATTAATACAGCACCTACTACTAACGGCGGGAAGAATTTTTTAAGCGGTTTGTAGAAGAACCCCATTATTACTTCCACCAAACTTCCTAAAAGTGCTCCGCCCAGTACTCCTGCCAGTCCATACTGCAGTCCTACGTTTTTAGCTGTAGGTACGAATGCAAATGATGTTCCCATTA
This genomic window contains:
- a CDS encoding uracil-xanthine permease family protein, which translates into the protein MGKKNQNDHELIYQLDGRPSFGVAFPLGLQHVLAMFTGNLAPVLILIGVLKLPQDQSLRMIQCAMFVSGLTTFVQLYPIKIGKFQIGAGLPIVMGTSFAFVPTAKNVGLQYGLAGVLGGALLGSLVEVIMGFFYKPLKKFFPPLVVGAVLITIGIHLLKVGVDYFAGGVGSKDYGSPKNLFLGFLVFAVIMSLQRFGKGMWKISAILIGLVVGYLVAMPLGKVNFSHITDAGWLALPVPLVMPWKFEFHLEAILSFAAIYIVSGLETIGNTSGITIAGFNREATGEETSGGILADALGSTTATLFNALPNTAFGQNAGIVSMTKVVNKWCIAMGAFVLMGAALFPKIGAIFNAMPSSVLGGAVITVFAMILINGIKMIAKAGFSERNVIILGVTFGIGLGLGGDPKVTEQLPTFINFIFKDTVACVCIVSIIANLIFPPSKEDKELAKAAMLEEEIKEDSNLVLE